The sequence below is a genomic window from Coffea arabica cultivar ET-39 chromosome 8e, Coffea Arabica ET-39 HiFi, whole genome shotgun sequence.
ATGTATGCACTGAttgtgtatataaaatttttaatttccaATTCTTCCGTGGCAAAACTGTGAAATACCGAAACTAAGCTAAACCAGGCTATATTCTGGGCGATGCACGGCCCCTCTGGCCCATATTTCCATTTTACTCTTTGGACGGTCTGGAATCAAAATTTACAACAGATCCCGAGAAGGTGGGCAGATGAGGGCCTTACGTGGGTGGGCCTTATAACATGGACCATGGGCGAGTATTGCGTAAATAATGGGATTTTCCAACGAGTGCATGGGTGCCTATTGGGCATTCCTTAATACACCTAAAATTTTCCCAActtattatgtatatatatatatgttaacaATTATTATTATCTTTTACATTAATAtgctttttctatttaatcttacTTATCATCAAAGGTTTCCTCGGACCGGATGCAAATTGGCCCTTGAGTGCAAAGGCAGAAGGGAGCTTGATTGCAAGACCCATCCGACGAGCAGGGACGAAAGTCGACCTTAGTGATTTGACAGTGCCGAGTGGAAGGGCCGTCGCTCAATGGATAAAAGTTACTCTAGGGATAATAGGCTGATCTTCCCCAAGAGCTCACATTGATGGAAACGTTTGGcacttcgatgtcggctcttcgcCACCTGGGGCTGAAGTATGTTCAAAGCGTTGGGTTGTTCGCCCATTAAAGCGGTACGTGAGCTGGGTTCAGAACGTCGTGAGACAGTTCGGTCCATATCCGGTGTGGGTGTTAGAGCATTGAGAGGACCTTTTCCCAGTACGAGAGGACCGGAAAGGACACACcccttatatttatttactttccctaattaattttacattttaaaaaatatgagactTGAAATATATATTAACGTACTGGACACACATTAGATAGACTCGTAAATAATTAGTCATTTTGGTGCATTTAGTTCAGTTTAGGCAATTCTAAATTAATGCTGTTtgattgtatatattttttagtgtaagtgggATGTTTCGAATTCGAAATCTCTCAGTTATACTCCCTCCCCTAGTACTCCCAGCTCACTCCTCCTCTCCCCTCCCCCTCGTTTGATTGAACTTGAATAATCTTTTAGCTACTTTAGCCTACAATATATAGCCCAGACCTGATTAGGGATTTCGATACCGCAAGCTGAATTGTTACTTTTGGATTTGATAGTAGATTTTTATATATGTTTGGCTGGTCAGATGGATCTCTCTAGCCTCAACCTCCTTGAGTATACAGACTTCAATTGACACAgtaattttttaactttatattttatatttctatttttattatttttagcaGGGAAATGGTGAGatttaaaaaatagaaagaaatagaTTTCAATTGACATATAgcattttttaactttatcatttttatttttattttttaggctCAACCCTAACCTCCTTGACTATATAGACTTCAATTGAcatatagtaatttttttaactttatctttgatttttatttttattttttagcaagGAAGTGTGATATTTAAGAAGTAGGAAGCGGAAAGGAGGAAATTGAACCCACAACCTCTAATTCATATCTTTGGCTTCATTTCATAAAATACATTATTTTAATCATATAATTCTATTGTATGACAGATTAGTTAGTAAGTTATAGAACGTGAATTTTCTGGACTttcacataaatcacatatgattcctaatttttttaatttccttCAAATGTACGAGAAGAAAgccatttaaaaaaataaagttggGCAGAATTGTGTATCTTTTTATGCTTATACAGTTATACTAGTAAAAAGTATGCTACATTAATTATATATCACTTTTCACTTGTATTTTGCTTACGAGATATTAAATGCTTAAATAATTTATACTACTCcattctttgttttatttttatttgacatATAATACTCCATTGTTAGACTGCACATAACTCACAAGACACATTTTCATTTGAATAAAATCCAAAATTTTGTAACTAAGCAGAATATCATTCATGGACTATGTAAATCGGAAAGCTTACTATTTATTTTACACATTTAGTTAGAAAATACGAATAATTGTTAGGATatttgaaaatggaaaaactTTACAAAGCCCCTTAAAGTGTGAGGTTATCCATTTGTAGCACCTCCACAATTAAAATAGTTGTACTTTAGTCCCCTCCCATATTCAatagggcaaattacacttaACCCCTTGTGATTTAGTACTTTTTTGCATAACctctatagtttcaaaagttatacataaccccctcatggtttaGATTAatgtgtcaaagtgacggaattTGCAATCCATAATGGAGtcaactaaaatatcaaaaatacccctacgtaaagttgaaaattatttattaatcacatggaaattatgtatatattttgaaaatcataaaggGGTTGTATGGTAAAGCACTAAATCACAAGGGaattatatggtaaaacataaaatcacacgGGGTTAGAGTTTCatgcatattatatttatatattttgattaCTTCAgctattttagtttttaatcaagggtaatttttatatttttataagtttcgtTATAAATGAtaatttccgtcactttgatactttaatccaaattatgagagggttatatataacttttaaaaCTATAGGTGGTTATGTGAAAATAGCTATATCACATGGGGGTAATGTGTATTTTGCCCTATTCAACAGTcaccattcaatcattcgtcTGAAAATATAGCATGCTCCTATATTCAAGTCTTGCACTTTGCCAGGCACCATCCGGCTAATTAAGGAATACAATGCCCTCGGATGCAAGATCTTATTGGATTGCTTTACCTATAGCAAAAAAGAAGCTTCATGTTACTTGGTGCCACATGCCAATTCCTTTTCATCTATAGCATCATTGGTTGATTATTCCCTAGTTCGGGTACCAAAATCAGATTAGGACTTTGTCTTAGGACCTttataagaaagaaaatgaaatgaagtcatttcttctttcacttaattaatattttcacaaacACGTGATATCTACCTATTATGTACAAAGAACAAATTCAATATAAAGTTACAAACCAAATCCTTAGCTAACTAGCTAGACTGGAGGAAACTTGTTGCATATCAGAAACAAATCCTTGCACCATTAGTTAGATTGGAGAAAACTTGTTGCATATCAGAAGTTGAAAACAATGAATATTGATCTTAAGCCAATGAAAAGTAGACAAGAATTGAAATGTGCCTAAAATGACGATTACCTAGTCATGATTTATGGGGACTAGATTCATAACACCTTCTCTTTTAAGAGCACTtattgagaaaaatagaaactaAAGCCTCGTCCtcgtaaattttgatttgattacTTAAGAACTTAGTAGACTTTCCTCCTTGTATCATGAATTtcgttgtttgttttgttttccacCAAAAATTATAGAAGAGAAGGATGGGAAGTTAACtcgagacaaaaaaaaatattacattgCTGTTAAAGGAAAAAACGAATGATGGTGCAAAAGCAGGccaaccaaaaagaaaagacaaataAAGCACAAGGAGGCTATTTGTTTTCTTCAGTGTAGATTGACAATCTGCAATATGATGAAAACTTAAAATGCAAAAGGAGATTCTCATGCGGCAACACAGCAATTACTATAAACAAAAGAGAACCCTTattaaaaaagagagaaagagagagagttcTTGGCGTTGAAATTTGCTCAAAGAATCCTTCCAGAGGAGACCAGAAGTCACCATCTTGAAGTTGAAACATATCCAATCTGGCGAGCCATCTGTCAGATTTATAAGGCACAAAAAGTTAAATACAAGAATTATCTCAAAGACATCCACTTTGTTTTAGAAGTTAAAATTTTTTCCCATTTTATGTCTTTTTAATTCTTAACCATGAGAAGAATAAAATGTACATGGATTATTGGAAGTTTTCGATATTCTATAGCATAGAATGGCAAGTCTTCTCATGATTAACAATCTATGTAACTCTAAAATTCAATATGgaattattttttcaatttgaaCGATTATACAGGATGGTTTGATAAAGAATTAACATGGCTGGTAAAGAACTAGTAATTCTTAAACATTTACCTCAAAAAGTTGTGGACAAATTAAATTCTTGGCAGATTTCAGACATTCAATGGAGATCTTTTCCAATCTAGACCTCTTTCTCTGTCTGCAAACCATTGAACTGTCCTTGTTGCTATAGACAGCCAGAGCTTTCTAATTATCTCATCCTTTCTCCCACTCCTGGACAAGACTGATGATTCATTAGTCCGGTTTCTGGCACTGTACTCTGCATATCGTGGAAAGTTGATTATTTCTGACTTTGATCTCTTCTCAGCTGAATCGAGTAGCGTCAAGTTTACCTTCTGGTTTAGGCCAATGTTGGCAGCAATTGGAGGGCTTGATGCTGTAACTGGATGTCCTGTAACTTTGCTGACTTTTGACACATACAATCGTTTTCTTTCTATGTCTTCTTTGATCTCGAAAATACTTTCATTCATGAGAAATTCTTTGCCAAACCTCTGGCGTTCAGGCTTAAATGGGGAGAATATTTTACTTGAGTTCAGATTCAGCATTTCAGACCTTAAGCACAATAAGTTTGAGGAGTTGACATCGCTCCATCTACTTCTGTAAATAAGGTCAGAGACAAAGATTTTGTGCTTGAATTTATGCATGAGATCTCTGTCTGATTTATCAGCTCTACTACCTCTGGGGATTGACTGATCTTCTTTCCTGCCTACACTGAGTTTCTGAAGACTGCTGACCATATTAAATCTGGATGACTTGTGATGTTCTTGCTCTCTTTGGATGAAAAGTTCAATATTTGGTTCCTCTGACAGATTGGATGAGTTTCGAGGGTACCTTAAACTATTTGTAAAAGAAAAGCTCCTGAGATCCACTGTATCAAACTTGTACCTGCAAAGAGGGCAGCTAGAGTGGCTTTCAAGCCACTTATCAATACAATTTATGTGGAATGCATGCTTGCACCTTGGCAACAAGCGAAGCACTTCGATGTCTTCAAACTTTGATAAACAAACTGCACATTCTAGGCCTTCTTTTGAGCCCTTAAGTGATAAGAAAGTGAAAAATGGGAGAGAATCAATTATACTTTTTTGCAATCCGGATACTGATCGAAGAACACCTTCAGGCTCTTGCTCTTGATCATCTGAGTCATTAGACAGAGCTGAGGGACAAAATTTGGTGTATGCCAGCAACAAAAAAAGTAATGGCAACATTACTGAAAGAATACCAACAATGACAACAAGATTTGGATTGACAGGATTGCGGAGATGCTGACTGGGGCTAGCTAGTGCTTTGACATGTAACGCTGAGAACAGAACTATGATTGATGCCTTCTTAAGATTCATTGAGTGAACTGGCAGTCTTCTTGGTTTCCAGAAGTGGATATCTAGGCTGCCATTTATCTGTTTCATTTTCCAGGAAATCCAGTGGCCAAAAGGGTGTCAAATGGCTTCTCAGCTTTGTACATGAAAGTTGTCCTTGTGCAAGATCTGATTCTCTGGTCTCTTATTCGCTACCTCTTTGCCATCTTATTTAAAGGTCTTCACTGGCTGCCTCATCCGTCTTTAATAGGATCTGCTAGAAATATTAAGACAAAGATTACCATCCATTACCATCTGTCTTTAATAGGAAAGTGTACTGAATCCATCAAAATAATCTCCATAGGTAGGTACATTTCTGCTGGTTATAGTCTGATCAAAATAATAGTTTGGCCTCCTCCAGAGGCGATAGAAATCAGATTGGGGACCTCTAAAATCATACGTTAGCAGAATTGCCACTTCTAATTGCATGAAATTTCTTTGCAGCCTTGGACAGCAAAGATTATATAATGTAAAGGATGATTTTTGCTAGTTCAAGAAATCAGGCCAGATACAAAAGGTTCAAAGTCTCGGCCGAGTTGTCACCGGAACGGACCCTTCGATACGATATCGGGACGAGATGactctaaaatatttgactCGCCAAGAACTCGGCTGAGAAGTGACAGGTTGTCGATGCCtgtgtaataataaaaataaacctagtTGCCAATTAAAATATCAAAACCTGATtctaagtactggagcaggaactctaggtgtgcaatggcttacttgattcaccctgtttccGAAGAGTTTACTTaacccgatataccagaatgTGATTGTTTTTTCACAAGGACTTATCAATTTGTAAACAGGGCAAGTAAGGTCGTATCCTCAGGGGTTGGGGAAAATtcgtttcttttcaaatccacAGTAATAATGGGGTGTTTTTGTATAAACAATGACGATCAAAGGAgctcaaataaaaataaatagctaactagaaattaaatgacaattcactaaaattagaGTAATAATAATTGAAGATCTAGCTAAGAAATAACTttagcaatggttcacctaattgatcatcgatgcaaagacaattccaattatttactaataaataggttataactgtcaaacaagcgatgacagtcaacccctccttactgtgtcggtgattaaggtacgcccgttaattactgctctaattgagaaataattttaAGTACGCCCATAAGATTTACTTCCCCAATTGCcatacgtattagaggagccctattctaaccaaataatgcactaccagggttattttaaattagcTCGCGTATTCCCcagacacaaacccaatcatgcca
It includes:
- the LOC113704894 gene encoding E3 ubiquitin-protein ligase ATL42-like, encoding MKQINGSLDIHFWKPRRLPVHSMNLKKASIIVLFSALHVKALASPSQHLRNPVNPNLVVIVGILSVMLPLLFLLLAYTKFCPSALSNDSDDQEQEPEGVLRSVSGLQKSIIDSLPFFTFLSLKGSKEGLECAVCLSKFEDIEVLRLLPRCKHAFHINCIDKWLESHSSCPLCRYKFDTVDLRSFSFTNSLRYPRNSSNLSEEPNIELFIQREQEHHKSSRFNMVSSLQKLSVGRKEDQSIPRGSRADKSDRDLMHKFKHKIFVSDLIYRSRWSDVNSSNLLCLRSEMLNLNSSKIFSPFKPERQRFGKEFLMNESIFEIKEDIERKRLYVSKVSKVTGHPVTASSPPIAANIGLNQKVNLTLLDSAEKRSKSEIINFPRYAEYSARNRTNESSVLSRSGRKDEIIRKLWLSIATRTVQWFADRERGLDWKRSPLNV